ACACCTTCCCGGGTTGGTCAGTGTGAAATCCAGGAGGTAGTTTCATATAAACCTCTTCGGCTAAGTCTCCATGGAGAAAGGCATTATGAACATCCATTTGATGAAGTCCCCATCCCTTAGCTGCTGCCACAGAGAGAAATGTGCGGACCGTAACCATTTTTGCTACTGGTGCAAAGGTTTCATTGTAGTCGATCCCTTCAACCTGGTTGTTGCCAAGAATTACCAATCGCGCCTTGTATCGTTCAATGGTCCCATCAGAATTATACTTAATTTTGTACACCCATTTGCTTCCTATTGCTTTCTTCCCTGGTGGTAAGTCAACAAGAGTCCATGTGCCATTTTGTTTGAGCGCATCAATCTCTTTTTGCATAGCTTCTCTCCATCGGACATCTTTAACCGCTTGATGATAAAATCTTGGCTCAAAATTGGTTGTGATGGCTGCCAAGAAAGCTTGATGACCTGGTGAGAACTTTGTGTAATCAACATATTGAGCTAAGTCATAAGACGTACCTGAGAATGGTGATGGATTGGCTGAACTTGCAGAGGGACTTGCACTTTGAACTGCATAAGTCACACAATCCTTCAGCCGTGTAGAGACTTTCTTGGAACGAAGGCCACGACCAAGTGCTGTCACACCTTCTACTGTCTCTACGTTCTCCATTCGAGGTTCAATTGTTACACCTCCCTACCTTACGTTGGCATTGTCATTCGGCACACAATCTAAACGTTCATGAGTTTCACGAACATGAGCAAGCTGCTCcttttccttgtctcttgtctgACCGACTACCTCTTCTTCAAGGTAATCATCTATTGAATTATCCGTACAGGTTCGAACATGATCAGGTGTGTGGTCAACTGCACATGGAAACTCATCTTCACAAAATACAACATCCCGAGACACGAAATACTTTCGTGTTTCTAAATCATACAACCGCCAACCTTTCTGTCCAAACGGATAACCCACAAAGATACACTTCCGGCTTCGAGGAGCAAATTTGTCCTTCGTACGATTCAAACTCTGTGCATAACACAAGCAACCAAATGTACGAATTGACCGATAATCAGGCAAGTGACCATATAGCATTTCATAAGGTGTTTTTCCTCCTAGTAATTGAGAAGGGGTACGATTAATCAGATATCCAGCAGTTAACACACATTCTCCCCAAAATCTGATTGGTAAGTTGGTCTGAAATCGTAAAGCTCTAGCCACATTCAGTATATGTCGATGCTTTCTTTCCACTCGTCCATTCTGTTGGGGCGTTCCCACACATGAAGTTTGATGGATTATCCCTTTAGCAGAGAAATATCCCTTCAAACTGACGAACTCACTGCCATTATCACTACGAACTATCTTAACATTCTTAACAAATTGTCATTGAACCATAGCaacaaaatttggcaaaatatGGCCAACTTCAGTTTTATCTATCATCAAATATATCCACACACAtctggaaaaatcatcaacaatcgTAAGAAAATAAGATGCATTACAAGAACTCGAGACTCGATATGGTCCCCACAAGTCACAATGAATCAATTCAAATGTTTCACTAGCTCTACTATCACTAGAACAAAATACTTCTCTCGTTTGCTTAGCTTtaaaacaagcatcacaagtttcatttgaacctaattgaatCTTAACCCCAGAAATTAAACCTACGACCTTTGAAGACGGGTGCCCCATTCTCCGATGCCAAAGATCACATGAATCCAACGTCCGAGTTTGAAGTGCTTGGACTGGCGtcttctttttgaagtaataaaGCCCCTTGCATCGTTCACCCGCTCCAATCACCATCCTCGAAGTGCGGTCCTGTATCAAACAAAGCTTATCAGTGAACAACACATTACATTTTGAGTCATCAACCAATTGTGATACTGAGATTAAATTGCAATGTAATCCCGGAGCATGAAGAACATTGTCTAATTGAATATTTTGTCCCATCCGAATCGACCCTTTTTGCAATGCCAGCACCTGTTCTCCATTAGGCAAGCCAATGGGACAGCCTAATATCTGGTTCAAGCTAGATAGATAGCTCGAATTTCCTGTCATATGTTGTGTAGCGCCAGAATCAATTATCCAGATAAAATTTTCCTTACCAGTCATCTTCTCATTACTCCCTGATTCTGAGTTGCAAGCGTTCAACAAACTCACAACTGCTGCCCATTGTTCATTTGTCAGTCCTTTAGGAGTAGCAAAATCCTTTGTTGCAGCAGTGGATTCTTCAATTACTTGAGCTGCATTAACTCGTGCCCCATTTCGTCCTCTTCCTGACATCTTGCCACGTCCTCTTCCTCCAGTCTGTCTTCCTCGACCTGAACCAGACATTTTAGGTCGATCACCCCACCAATCGGGATATCCAATCAGCTGAAAACATCCATCAGCATCATGCCCTTCGCGATTGCAGTATTTACAAACGGCACTCCTATCCTTGATTCCTGTTTTGGCCTGAACCACAAAGCTAGCCGCTTCGTTGTTAATCTCTTTTTCCCTGGAGATATTTCGAACCCTTTCTTCTTGGCACATCAAGGAATACGCCTTGCTCACACCAGGCAATGGAGTTGTGCTCAAAATGTTTGATCTCACTGTTCTATATGCATCGTCTAACCCCAtcagaaattggtgaagtttttcttcttctcgtTTCTTTGTTAATTCAGTTGCCACATTACACGTACAACCCCCACACTTGCACGTAGAGATTGCGTCATAATTCACCAGTTCTTCCCACAGTCGCTTCAATTTAGCATAGTAACTCATAAGGGAGAGTCCTTGCTGTTTGCAATTTGCTAATTCTGTCTTCAGTTGCTGTACTCGTGCACCATCAGTCACTGAGAAACATTCTTTAATGTCTTCCCACAAGTTCTTTGCAATCTCCCTGTGTGTCAAAGTAGATCGCACCGTTGGCTCAATCGTATTCATCATCCACGATATAAGCATGGAATTCACTGTCCACCAGTCTTCTAATTCATCGGAATCTTCATCTGGCTGTGCTATGGTTCCATCAATGAATCCGAATTTCTTCTTGGCCCTGAGAGCAGTTCGGATTGCTCTAGCCCATTCATCGTAATTATCCTCCTTCAACTGTACCTGGGTGATTATATTTCCAGGATTATCATTGGCATACAAGGTGTATGGCGACACTATTTTCTTTCCATCTCCTTCCATGTTTTTCCAGTTGACAGAAGGTtcttgctctgataccatgaaaaGGTTTCAGCGGAAGAAGTTTTCATTCCTGTTTCTTACGCATTCGTCAaggatatatatacatacagcCCAAACCGTGGATATCGCTACCGATAGCTACTGATCCTATTTGAATACCAGTATAGATAAGGATAACACCTAATCAGCTAGATATCTCTTTACCAATTCAAACTGATAACCAACTCTGTTACAGAGATATACATTAACTCTGTTACAGAGATATACATTATCCCTAATAAATatcaagaattgaagttgagaaAGTATCAAAACATGGTTACAACTGAAGTTGAGAAGCAAAATGAAATACTTGTCCAAATTGTTCTGTCTTTCAAGTTCTCCATCTGTCGAAGgctttgacctttttttttgttctttggtCGATACGATAGACCTACAATTATTATATGCTACAGGAAGGAAAGAACCTGAAGAGGTCAAAAGAAAATCGGAGAAGATTGAATCACCTATCGAAGTCACTTGAAGTGGCTTGCCACATTATTGTAGCCAACGGTTTATGCCtgacctcccaccccaccaacTTTGATCATCCTAGTTTTCTTTGCTAGTAGCAGTACATATACAATACAAATTGTGCACCTGGACTTCATTTCCATGCAGTAACCGTACAAAGTATTTGACAAACGGTGTTCTGTCTCTGTCATCTGGGAATGCAACCATGCCTATAATAGTGGATTCACCAAGAATTCgacccaaaaaataaatttaaaaggaaaaatgtcTATCTCAACACAAACCAAAATACTGCATTCCAGCTAGAAAGCAATAATCACTCCATAGGAAAAAATTTCTGGGGATTTGCCTACGTCACATTCATCCAATACGTTCAAACAAGATTTCCGGTGCCGgtgaaattaattttttgatcaaatttgcttaAATAAACACGTAAAGGAACCGACATGGCAAATTGAAATTTATGCACAGATATGATATGACAGATGAGGTGATGCCTCCAGCAAGTTGGTTTAGTCAACaaacaaattgaaaaaaagTCAATAATACTGAGATGGCCATTAATGGGGTCCGACAATCTTGACTTCAATCCTTCATCTGCTCATCGTAATCTGGAACCGTGTCCATGGTCTAGTTGGTGCGTAGTAGTAGCAGCAGTGCAAAATTTAAAGCCCATTGATAAAAAGCTGATTTGACCATAACCATAGAGCTGCATAGACTGGCTGGCTcacgaaaaaaaaatcaaatgcgTGTGGACTCTTACAGTTATGCTctgatgaaaaaatgaaaattttggagcCTTATCTGCCTTGACCTGATGCTTAATTCAATGCGCGGTTGTCCAAGTCCTCCATCTCCCCAGTCCCTAGCTACCGCGCCCTTCTTGTTATTCGATTACGCGATTCCTGCTTGCAGAGGAAGAATTGGGATCGGAATCATATTTGCTTTGGAAACGAGACGAATGATTAATTCAGCTCGTTttgattgctattttctagattttttttataaaaaattatactgtaacgatttaatatatgtgaggtaaaagaATATTTAACAAATATGATTATGAAAAGcgtgaaagtttttttttttttggcagaatacttcaatccaaacaagaaCTTGCTACAAATGGCGAAGGACAGAGGGCAACATCTACCAATTTGATTTTCATTGAATGATCTCCTAATGGTCTGCCCGACAATTAATTCTTGATACCCATTGACCAATTACTCGTTAGGAAATCTTGGATGCACTGTCGATGTTAGGTTAGAATTTATGTCAAGCGCATTGACAGTGGACCTTTTAAAGTACAAATATTTAACACAACGCTATAAGTATCGAATTTATGTCAGGTGCATTGATTCTCCTTTTTAGTTCTCTTGTTGATCCTCCTCCGTTGGCAGTATAGAGTTTTAGATCGCTATGATAATTCATGGCTCCTgatatttccatttttttttccatgtttCGTTTACATTTTACTTTCACATATACAAGTTCTTCAGATTTTTGATTGATGCTAAAACACATGAAGGAAATTAATACTACCTATTTAAGGTACGTAACTGCACATAAAATAATACAAAGATAATTTTTCTAAACACTGTCCAAGGTAcaggtgtgacgccccgaaaagtataagtgtgagaacccggaaattttctaattttttagggtttattttttttaatcgcccgccttttctacattttctttattagaaaaattttccagataaagtttatgagcaaagatagttttaaaatgatttttctagtatcggttagtttttgagaaattaagagcgtattttgaacgtgggacccgcaagtgcggtaaatgcattatatttttgacaacttgttggaattttgtattaagtgatattattttacaaagtgttaagatatttgtattggagagacaaaaagataagttttgaaccaaaaggtgacaagtgtcaccataagattaagtcttgggtttgactactattcataactttaccatttaattaaaattggccaaaaatctcttcattttgcaagcttcttggctgaaggttcttgctcaagaaagaaagaaaagctctcaatttcttccttctatttcttgctcaatcttcaaatccaaccaataaaactccaaatcattccataaaatctctttgctaagtggtcttgaggtgttttgtggagttgtttggaaagctaaggtgatttgttgctctatctcttgtttctaaggtaagttgtgaagaaccactttccttccttaattgatgcttaaatcatgcttagtggtagtatgagatgccattttatggattatattttgagttgtggttgaattgatgaacttttatattttttggggatttttctgttttaatataagcatgattgtgtggctatatatgatgattggaaatgttctataatgacttaaagtggtgggaaaagtgattaattgcaaccaatttctgttttggaagaaaattgaaaaacctagggttcttaaaggagcattctgtccgaatttttaggtcctagatagaggccgaattggccttagctcaaaacatgaaagttgtagggaatgacattttagaggtgtctacaaaatttcaggtcaatcggagtagtgtagaatgagaaaagtcgaaattactattgctgttctggttttactcgaatgtaagaattgcgcctgtaattggttgttttggctggaattgcttctgaattggttgttgaggccttctgatgaaatttatccctgtttcttagctttcagctggttttggaatttctggattttgacttggagagcctgagttatgatgtttccgctagaatgcgttctgtgaatctgtttttgtgattctggtatggtatcttgcatttttgacctggttacactggaaactgggttgagtgaccttctgcaatgttgtagctctgtcttttagcttcgaaacggtgtatcttgcaccttcatccgacaatcgtagcgcctttggtaccattaccgcaaaatgacgtccaaaactgtttttctggttttgagcttaactttcatttccggacttttccatagcttgacttgtactagtacttcttggagcttgctgaatggctattggatgaacttgttgttgtgtgtgtacctttgggttggaatgaggaaataatgaagccatgatggctggaaaagttagtaaattctggggaagtgctgtccgaactttgaagggatttgtttgcattgagtttgtgatctaagacttggatttgcgcaaggcaatgttatatgctggatgatttctgagccgtggaggtgagtgaccctaaactatttccaaagtacttgtgaaatgtttcttgcattatgtactcgattgcatctcatgcgtgcttgcatgtgaattcatgacatgatttggattcaatgagttctgggaaagtcttgtgctggacaccaacgtctccaccattttcgtgagttcgtgacatgatggagcaaatggctccggagctcaaaaaggggctccctcctaatgttaatgttaatgttaaatgatctatttgagcgttgggtgttcaagtgctgtgatttcaccggctcacgagagcactaaacgtacatttgatctctgaatcatgacatcatcgaaatgatcgaaatgcaacattgtgaaatatatttgtttaatgattttactggttactcgctgagattctaactcaccccaaaaatattttattcccctccacagggttcaaagcgaaggaaggacttgttgtgcttattcacatgtctggatggcctatatcttgtacagtttggatttggaaatcatttttatgtatagttgagaattgtttccgcttcgcttatgacatgtaatttttggagaatttgatgtatattggagatttatattgtaatatttgaggtttattcttgtaattcattgaggactgtagtgaacgactgaatcccggcgagagctggacaggcggcccgccgaaccctctggttcgccttagggggaggtggggctgtcacaacagGTGCGCAGGAGGAGGGTTGAGTTGGTTATTAAGGTGAGAGAGATTAAAAGTAGAAAATCCTTGATTTACAACATcccactttaaaaaaaaaaaaaaaaaaggtacaaaTACACAACAAATTTTAAAAGGGATTTTTGCTTGTTTACATACTCAAAAAATGTTATCTCCATCGATTAATAGACTTTCCTgactaaatttcatttttaccaaaaataaaCATGTACTCCCCATTTAATCCTAACCCTAGGAGATATGTTAGACCAAGTCATTGAAGAATTACTGATTTATACTACAAAAACAAGGCATGTAATGAACATGAATAACCTTTGTCTTCTGCTTTGTATTTTGACAATTTTTAAACAGTTTCAggagctatatatatatatatacacacacacccGTCACCTTTGAGTCTTTAATGGCAACTAGCTGCCAGCAATGTATTGAGGTTACCGAGGGATCTCATGTTAATTTGCACCTCATGATGtttattcttttaatttatACTAGTTTAAATTTTGCTACCAATAATAAAGTACTATGAGAGAAAAAAATTGTCATCTTCGGTAGCCAAAGAAAAAGAGTAGGATTTAGACCATTATAGTCCATAGTTTTGCCTTGGTCTGCAGTATTACGATGCATGAGTGCATGAATACATTATAGACCATTCAAACAAGTAATGACCCTAAGACTTGGAAGTGTCTGCCCGTGCATCACTTCACCTTTTATAGCAAgtaacataaatatatatatgctatCTATATCTCACTgtagtttaaaagaaatttctggttcaaagaACCAAGGCGAGTAGTCAAGTTACCtcctgttgttgttgttgttgttgtttttttcccctcttcTGTTTTTGGTTCAATTGAGATTCTCGGAGTGCTGATATTTGTCTCGTGGAATGTTATGAATAGATTAGAAGTCATAAGCACAAAAATGGGTGCTTAGACATATTATTCAGTAAAGATATATGATCAATCTAAAGTTTCATGAAATGCGATTTCTTCGACAACTAGCATGCCCTAATTAATCTCACTTAGAACTAGCTGCTACAAATGTAACGAAGGTTCGATTCACTTTGCGTTACAAATTAGCAGTGAATAGTGACTCGGCATTCTTGGATTTTGT
This portion of the Coffea arabica cultivar ET-39 chromosome 2e, Coffea Arabica ET-39 HiFi, whole genome shotgun sequence genome encodes:
- the LOC140037188 gene encoding uncharacterized protein, which codes for MVSEQEPSVNWKNMEGDGKKIVSPYTLYANDNPGNIITQVQLKEDNYDEWARAIRTALRAKKKFGFIDGTIAQPDEDSDELEDWWTVNSMLISWMMNTIEPTVRSTLTHREIAKNLWEDIKECFSVTDGARVQQLKTELANCKQQGLSLMSYYAKLKRLWEELVNYDAISTCKCGGCTCNVATELTKKREEEKLHQFLMGLDDAYRTVRSNILSTTPLPGVSKAYSLMCQEERVRNISREKEINNEAASFVVQAKTGIKDRSAVCKYCNREGHDADGCFQLIGYPDWWGDRPKMSGSGRGRQTGGRGRGKMSGRGRNGARVNAAQVIEESTAATKDFATPKGLTNEQWAAVVSLLNACNSESGSNEKMTGPHFEDGDWSG